In a single window of the Raphanus sativus cultivar WK10039 chromosome 9, ASM80110v3, whole genome shotgun sequence genome:
- the LOC108825468 gene encoding protein PAM71, chloroplastic yields the protein MLSLNSLRLPFPNLSPPNSSSPSSRRCVSACPIPVIFSVRCFSRRLRRNESRRCFQRNASCYLDEKSESEEKDRNLDVLVGTSIAHPTQRVLKLLAVSAPLALLGADPAFAVVSPIPQSFVTSLGDLGDISSGFASAFLLIFFSELGDKTFFIAALLAARNNAATVFAGTFGALGIMTIISVVLGRTFHYVDEILPFRFGETDLPIDDIAAVCLLVYFGVSTLADAISDDGLKAEEEQKEAELAVSELSGNGAGIAAAANTIISTFALVFVAEWGDKSFFSTIALAAASSPLGVIAGALAGHGAATLLAVLGGSLLGNFLSEKAIAYVGGVLFLVFAAVTVSEIIT from the exons ATGCTTAGTTTGAATTCGCTTCGTCTTCCATTCCCAAACCTTAGTCCTCCCAACTCTTCTTCCCCGTCGTCGAGGAGATGCGTCTCCGCTTGCCCAATTCCGGTCATTTTTTCGGTTCGATGCTTCTCTAG ACGTTTGCGTCGAAATGAATCTCGGAGATGTTTCCAACGAAATGCGTCTTGTTACCTCGATGAG AAATCTGAGTCTGAAGAGAAAGATAGAAATCTTGATGTATTGGTCGGCACATCGATAGCTCACCCGACACAGAGAGTTCTTAAGCTCTTGGCTGTATCTGCCCCGCTCGCATTGCTTGGAGCTGATCCAGCTTTTGCGGTGGTTTCTCCAATTCCGCAGTCATTTGTCACTTCTCTTGGAGACCTCGGAGACATTAGCTCAGGTTTTGCTTCG GCCTTCTTGCTTATCTTTTTCTCTGAACTTGGAGACAAAACTTTCTTCATTGCG GCCCTTTTAGCAGCAAGGAACAATGCTGCTACTGTTTTCGCCGGGACTTTTGGCGCTCTTGG GATTATGACGATAATATCTGTAGTGCTTGGACGGACTTTCCACTATGTCGATGAAATTCTTCCCTTCAG GTTTGGTGAGACGGATCTGCCTATAGATGATATTGCAGCAGTCTGTCTTCTG GTGTACTTCGGTGTTTCAACGTTAGCAGATGCTATCTCTGACGATGGACTTAAAGCTGAAGAAGAACAGAAAGAA GCAGAACTAGCGGTTTCAGAGCTTTCAGGTAACGGAGCCGGGATAGCAGCAGCCGCGAACACCATCATCAGCACTTTCGCATTGGTTTTTGTTGCCGAATGGGGTGATAAATCCTTCTTCTCAACAATTG CTCTTGCGGCTGCGTCATCGCCATTGGGTGTCATCGCTGGAGCATTGGCGGGTCACGGTGCTGCGACTCTG CTTGCAGTGTTGGGAGGTTCTTTGCTGGGAAACTTCTTGTCAGAGAAG GCAATAGCTTATGTCGGGGGAGTTTTGTTTCTCGTGTTTGCTGCTGTGACAGTGTCTGAGATCATTACGTAA
- the LOC108827940 gene encoding hyphally regulated cell wall protein 1 yields the protein MHARFQNTGFAAKSSPNSFKILGRSLQVQETEAGADTTLRLDSLASPLSNSSKGTKRKWKGQEADPLLSLTLGHSSSSSDNSKGSSATAASMSLLSSSKEMEEASSMDIELDFTLHLGNRKPANLKMKELQVPSPEFDLELSLSGGGGGSCHSEITAVQQQQQASQFPTLADMLRATTNEGSTSGGGWRPGFASASASPALQALSRKETTSFLAHAPKKIIIPSSAPHHVLDLSSSTTTTTPISSGTCTSVLSQQLKPQHKSSSSSKLCQVEGCQKGARGASGRCISHGGGRRCQKHGCHKGAEGRTVYCKAHGGGRRCEFLGCTKSAEGRTDFCIAHGGGRRCSHEDCTRAARGRSGLCIRHGGGKRCQRENCTKSAEGLSGLCISHGGGRRCQSNGCTKGAQGSTMFCKAHGGGKRCTYSGCTKGAEGSTPFCKGHGGGKRCAFQGNDPCSKSVHGGTNFCVAHGGGKRCAVPECTKSARGRTDFCVRHGGGKRCKSEGCGKSAQGSTDFCKAHGGGKRCAWGHPETEYAGQSSSGPCSSFARGKTGLCALHNSLVEDNRVHGGMTVTSESQEPRRSSSETENEEEFSGSQDMMNMDRMKGRSAVGSPETDIDLNENEAGLGLAPEGRVHGGSLIMAMLAGREGGSGSGSGSSNLPKRWM from the coding sequence ATGCATGCCAGATTCCAAAACACTGGCTTTGCTGCTAAGTCTTCACCAAATTCATTTAAGATCTTGGGCCGTTCCCTTCAAGTCCAAGAAACAGAGGCCGGCGCTGATACCACTCTGCGTCTTGATTCCCTTGCCTCTCCCCTGTCTAACTCCTCAAAGGGTACTAAAAGGAAATGGAAGGGTCAAGAAGCTGATCCTTTACTCTCCTTGACGCTTGGTCACTCCTCAAGCTCTTCTGATAATAGCAAAGGGAGTTCAGCAACTGCTGCTTCCATGAGTTTATTATCTTCTTCCAAAGAGATGGAGGAGGCGTCCTCGATGGATATTGAGCTGGACTTTACCCTCCATCTTGGCAACCGTAAACCAGCTAATCTGAAAATGAAAGAGTTGCAGGTCCCCTCCCCAGAATTTGATCTCGAATTGAGTCTTTCAGGTGGAGGAGGAGGCTCCTGTCATTCTGAGATCACTGCGgtccagcagcagcagcaggcGAGCCAGTTTCCAACTCTTGCGGACATGTTACGTGCTACTACTAATGAAGGATCCACATCAGGTGGTGGCTGGAGACCAGGGTTTGCATCCGCATCGGCATCACCTGCATTGCAAGCTTTATCAAGGAAAGAAACAACCTCCTTCTTAGCTCATGCTCCTAAGAAGATAATTATTCCTTCTTCTGCTCCTCATCATGTTCTAGACCTGTCATCTAGCAcgacaacaacaacaccaataaGCTCGGGTACATGTACTTCCGTTTTATCTCAGCAGCTGAAGCCACAGCATAAGAGTTCTTCTAGTTCCAAGTTGTGTCAAGTTGAAGGATGTCAGAAGGGAGCAAGAGGCGCGTCTGGCCGTTGCATTTCCCACGGTGGTGGACGTAGATGCCAGAAACATGGTTGCCACAAAGGAGCTGAAGGTCGAACTGTGTACTGTAAAGCCCATGGAGGTGGGCGTAGATGTGAGTTTCTTGGATGCACCAAAAGCGCTGAAGGCCGTACTGACTTTTGTATAGCACATGGAGGTGGTCGAAGATGCAGCCATGAGGATTGCACACGAGCTGCTAGAGGAAGGTCAGGGCTCTGCATCAGGCATGGTGGAGGAAAGAGATGCCAAAGAGAGAACTGCACTAAAAGCGCTGAAGGGCTTTCTGGACTCTGCATCTCTCATGGAGGTGGTCGTCGATGCCAGTCTAACGGATGCACGAAAGGAGCGCAAGGGAGCACTATGTTCTGCAAAGCACACGGTGGTGGGAAACGGTGCACATACTCTGGTTGCACCAAAGGCGCGGAAGGAAGCACGCCGTTCTGTAAAGGACATGGAGGAGGTAAACGATGTGCCTTTCAAGGAAACGATCCTTGCTCCAAGAGTGTTCATGGAGGTACTAATTTCTGTGTGGCTCATGGCGGTGGTAAGAGATGTGCGGTTCCTGAATGCACGAAGAGCGCTAGAGGGAGGACTGACTTCTGTGTCAGGCACGGTGGAGGGAAGAGGTGCAAGTCTGAAGGATGCGGGAAAAGCGCGCAAGGCAGTACTGACTTTTGCAAGGCGCATGGAGGAGGGAAGCGTTGTGCGTGGGGTCATCCCGAGACTGAGTACGCGGGTCAATCTTCTTCTGGTCCTTGTAGTTCGTTTGCTAGAGGTAAGACTGGTCTCTGTGCGCTTCATAACAGTCTGGTTGAGGATAACCGGGTTCACGGAGGAATGACTGTGACTTCGGAGAGCCAAGAACCGAGACGAAGCAGCAGCGAGACAGAGAACGAGGAAGAGTTTAGTGGCTCTCAAGACATGATGAACATGGATAGGATGAAAGGGAGAAGCGCTGTTGGGTCTCCAGAGACTGATATTGATCTCAATGAGAATGAAGCAGGATTGGGGTTGGCTCCAGAAGGAAGAGTCCATGGTGGAAGTTTGATAATGGCGATGTTGGCTGGTAGAGAGGGTGGCTCTGGCTCAGGTTCTGGTTCAAGCAACCTGCCTAAGAGGTGGATGTAA
- the LOC108825170 gene encoding F-box/kelch-repeat protein At4g38940-like, with protein sequence MVSKRRSSLILPSLPEDVIIDILARSSRFDYPALSLVSKHFRSLVASPDLYARRSLLACKEHCIYVALFDIDSCDFYRWYILCRKADGRHCLVRAPSTFSYFYYHAGAVAVGSRIYVFGVTDQTNMTTNAFSMDCRSHTVEPIPSIPVPLVCTFAGFVDGKIYVIGDGAGDHYPEKAMLVFDTETQKWEHVMTTPEMNKALTTSYAYVVMADKIYTMDCSGRSYVYDPKESKWETEDMLRSVYWENACVVDDVLYYRDWFVNTLRAYDPIQKSWGVVEGLKELLAAPISSKWSRTLNYGGNLALLFGRPSGIWCAEISLERSQGGQIWGKVEWCKHVLTGNFRVKKSLDVVV encoded by the coding sequence ATGGTTTCCAAACGACGGTCGTCTCTGATTCTTCCCTCACTTCCTGAAGATGTCATCATTGACATCTTAGCGCGTTCATCAAGATTCGACTATCCAGCACTCTCCCTTGTTTCCAAGCACTTTCGATCACTCGTTGCTTCGCCTGATCTATACGCAAGAAGATCCTTGTTGGCCTGCAAGGAGCACTGTATCTACGTTGCCCTCTTTGACATAGACAGCTGTGATTTTTACCGTTGGTATATCCTCTGCCGGAAAGCCGACGGCCGTCACTGCTTGGTCCGTGCCCCCTCGACGTTTTCCTATTTTTATTACCATGCAGGCGCTGTGGCAGTGGGTTCAAGGATATATGTTTTTGGTGTGACTGACCAAACAAATATGACGACAAATGCGTTTAGCATGGATTGTAGATCCCACACGGTGGAACCCATCCCTAGCATCCCTGTTCCTTTGGTTTGTACATTCGCTGGCTTCGTCGACgggaaaatatatgttattgGAGATGGCGCCGGCGATCATTACCCAGAGAAGGCTATGCTGGTGTTCGATACAGAAACACAAAAGTGGGAGCATGTGATGACTACGCCAGAGATGAATAAAGCTCTCACAACAAGCTACGCTTATGTGGTGATGGCTGATAAAATATACACAATGGATTGTTCTGGAAGAAGCTATGTGTACGACCCAAAGGAAAGTAAATGGGAAACAGAGGATATGCTGCGTTCTGTCTATTGGGAGAATGCATGTGTGGTTGATGATGTATTGTACTACCGTGATTGGTTCGTGAACACCTTAAGAGCGTATGATCCAATTCAGAAGTCTTGGGGAGTGGTGGAAGGCTTGAAAGAATTGTTGGCTGCGCCAATATCTTCAAAGTGGTCACGTACTCTTAACTACGGTGGGAATCTGGCTTTGCTATTTGGAAGACCAAGTGGGATTTGGTGTGCGGAGATTTCGCTGGAAAGAAGTCAAGGAGGGCAGATTTGGGGTAAAGTTGAGTGGTGTAAGCATGTTTTGACTGGAAATTTTAGAGTTAAGAAATCTCTAGATGTTGTAGTTTGA